In Dyadobacter sp. NIV53, a single window of DNA contains:
- a CDS encoding Fur family transcriptional regulator has product MPQASKPNFEAAKKILTAYLENKGLRKTPERFAILEEIYTREDHFDVDELYISMKNKRYRVSRATVYNTLDVLVDCDLVTKHQFGKNLAQFEKSYGNKQHDHLICTDCHKVMEFCDPRIQSIQNMVGEMLNFSVLHHSLIFYGNCTKENCQNRNEIGQEVSVAHERD; this is encoded by the coding sequence ATGCCACAAGCCAGCAAACCAAATTTTGAAGCCGCCAAGAAGATCTTAACGGCCTACTTAGAAAATAAAGGACTTCGTAAAACACCCGAACGTTTTGCGATTTTGGAAGAAATTTATACCCGCGAAGATCACTTTGATGTTGATGAATTGTACATCAGCATGAAAAATAAGCGCTATCGGGTAAGTCGTGCTACTGTTTATAACACGCTTGATGTGCTTGTTGACTGTGATCTGGTTACCAAGCATCAGTTTGGTAAAAACCTGGCACAATTTGAAAAATCCTATGGTAATAAACAGCACGATCACCTGATCTGTACGGATTGCCATAAGGTAATGGAGTTTTGTGATCCGCGTATCCAGTCCATTCAGAATATGGTTGGGGAAATGTTGAATTTTAGTGTACTGCACCATTCACTTATTTTCTATGGTAACTGTACCAAAGAAAATTGCCAGAACCGAAATGAGATCGGTCAGGAAGTGTCAGTCGCTCACGAAAGGGATTAA
- the tig gene encoding trigger factor, giving the protein MEVLLEKNSPTLASLKVKLTKDDYQPKVDKTVKDYSKRVNLKGFRPGKVPSHVIQRMYGKSILVDEVNSILSNAVSTYIRDNKVQVVGDPIPNREKAEEANWDKPGDFEFSYDLGVATDFDVNLSELPAVKRYSINVDDNELNKTLDSLRERFADNIHPEVSELGDMVFGELKQESTEFTTNTAIPTKQLNEDSLSKFIGAKKGDVITFDIQNTFTEESAIAHVTGKKKEDVSELSGEYTLTVEDVTRTASAELTQEFFDKVLGPGQVESEEQFKEKVLEIIKGNYERETEALLRRDIETALLDNIAIDVPADFLKDWLEKTNEGKFTREQIEEQFEDFQKSLKLSLIKNKIADVAAIKVEYPEILNFTREMMKGQFGIYGDDESMRETIDRVAQGYLADKERDNYTSIFNQVFDNKVLEIIRNQVTTDEQTIEVSEFETLAKGEIQE; this is encoded by the coding sequence ATGGAAGTTTTGTTAGAGAAGAATTCGCCGACATTAGCCTCGCTTAAAGTGAAGCTAACAAAAGATGATTATCAGCCAAAAGTTGATAAAACTGTTAAGGATTATTCAAAACGTGTGAATTTAAAGGGATTTCGCCCTGGCAAAGTACCATCTCATGTAATACAGCGCATGTATGGTAAAAGCATTTTAGTTGATGAGGTAAACAGTATTCTGAGCAATGCTGTCAGCACTTATATCCGTGATAATAAAGTACAGGTAGTAGGTGATCCTATTCCAAACCGTGAAAAAGCGGAGGAAGCAAACTGGGACAAACCAGGTGACTTTGAATTTAGCTATGACTTAGGTGTTGCTACTGATTTTGATGTCAATCTTTCGGAGCTTCCTGCCGTGAAACGTTATAGTATCAATGTAGACGATAACGAACTGAACAAAACTTTGGACAGCCTTCGTGAGCGGTTTGCAGACAATATCCATCCGGAAGTAAGCGAATTGGGTGATATGGTTTTTGGTGAACTGAAACAGGAATCCACTGAATTCACAACCAATACCGCTATTCCAACCAAACAATTGAATGAAGATAGTTTATCTAAGTTCATTGGTGCAAAAAAAGGTGATGTAATCACTTTCGATATTCAGAATACTTTTACCGAAGAATCTGCTATTGCGCATGTTACGGGTAAAAAGAAAGAAGACGTTAGCGAACTTTCCGGAGAATATACTTTAACTGTTGAGGACGTAACACGTACTGCTTCTGCTGAACTGACTCAGGAATTTTTTGACAAAGTTCTTGGACCAGGACAAGTTGAAAGTGAAGAGCAGTTTAAGGAAAAAGTTCTTGAAATTATCAAAGGCAATTACGAACGTGAAACAGAAGCTCTTCTGCGCCGTGACATCGAAACTGCTCTGCTTGATAATATTGCAATTGACGTACCGGCAGATTTTCTTAAAGACTGGCTGGAAAAAACAAACGAAGGCAAATTCACGCGTGAGCAGATTGAAGAGCAATTCGAGGATTTTCAGAAATCATTGAAACTGAGCCTGATCAAAAATAAAATCGCTGATGTTGCCGCCATCAAAGTAGAATATCCTGAAATCCTTAATTTCACACGTGAAATGATGAAAGGACAATTCGGAATTTATGGTGACGACGAAAGTATGAGAGAAACCATTGACCGTGTTGCACAAGGTTATCTGGCCGATAAAGAGCGCGATAATTATACAAGCATTTTCAATCAGGTTTTTGATAATAAAGTATTGGAGATCATTCGTAACCAGGTTACTACTGACGAGCAGACAATTGAAGTAAGCGAGTTCGAAACTCTGGCAAAAGGAGAAATCCAGGAATAG
- a CDS encoding helix-turn-helix domain-containing protein produces MSIASNLSEKIRQIRLRKGLSQENMADMLGLSTTAYGDLERGRTELSFSRLENISKLLDMPLPELLGFESTALSETEWLRQENTRLMAVNSRLQNELEQWKAKFKLWFGEGIIRQIGEGRERIGF; encoded by the coding sequence ATGAGTATTGCATCGAATTTATCAGAAAAAATACGTCAGATCAGGCTTCGTAAGGGTCTTTCTCAGGAAAATATGGCAGATATGCTTGGTTTGTCCACAACGGCATATGGTGATCTGGAACGTGGAAGAACAGAGCTTTCATTTTCGCGACTTGAAAATATTTCAAAACTGCTGGATATGCCGTTACCAGAATTATTGGGTTTTGAATCCACGGCACTTTCTGAAACGGAATGGCTGCGACAGGAAAATACCAGACTTATGGCAGTTAACAGCCGTTTGCAAAACGAATTGGAGCAATGGAAAGCAAAATTTAAGCTGTGGTTTGGAGAAGGAATAATCCGCCAGATAGGGGAGGGAAGGGAAAGGATTGGGTTTTAA
- a CDS encoding ClpP family protease, whose protein sequence is MDHGNEFRKYAVHHLGMSGLKVDGYMNHTVENMTRSVIEERPMNFREVDVFSRLMADRIIFMGTGVDDNIANIIVAQLLFLESADAKKDILMYINSPGGSVYAGLGIYDTMQYVRPDVATVCTSLAASMGAVLLAGGAAGKRSALPHARVMIHQPSGGAQGTSIDIEITTREIVKLRHELYEILANHTGQTPEQIALDSDRDKWLRAYEAKEYGLIDEILTRDK, encoded by the coding sequence ATGGATCACGGAAATGAATTTAGAAAATATGCCGTTCATCATTTAGGAATGAGCGGCCTTAAGGTTGATGGCTACATGAACCATACAGTTGAAAATATGACCCGTTCTGTTATTGAAGAACGCCCTATGAATTTCAGGGAAGTGGATGTTTTTTCAAGATTAATGGCCGACCGTATTATATTTATGGGAACTGGGGTTGATGATAATATAGCTAACATTATTGTTGCCCAGCTTTTGTTCCTGGAATCTGCCGATGCAAAAAAAGATATTCTGATGTATATCAATAGCCCTGGCGGATCAGTTTACGCCGGATTGGGAATTTATGATACCATGCAGTATGTACGTCCGGATGTTGCAACCGTATGTACCAGCCTTGCGGCTTCAATGGGAGCAGTTCTTTTGGCTGGCGGAGCAGCAGGAAAGCGTTCTGCGTTGCCACACGCAAGAGTTATGATCCATCAGCCTTCCGGTGGAGCACAGGGAACTTCAATAGATATTGAAATTACGACGCGTGAAATCGTTAAGCTTCGTCATGAATTGTATGAAATCCTTGCAAATCATACCGGACAAACTCCTGAACAAATAGCTTTGGATTCTGATCGTGACAAATGGCTGCGGGCCTATGAGGCAAAAGAATATGGCCTTATCGATGAAATATTGACCAGAGACAAATAA
- a CDS encoding 1-phosphofructokinase family hexose kinase, translating to MATGPIVTLTINPALDKSSNVARIVPDNKLRCETPNFEAGGGGINVAKAIHRLGGNPVAIFTVGGPTGQRLHKLVKSEGVETIVIETKQWTRENFHVLETSTGFQYRFGMPGTEMMPTEIRSVLETMEEFDPKPSYIIASGSLPPGAPIDFYGQIAKIAHKQGAKFIADASGDALRYATEAGVYLLKPNIQELSHLVGVDKLEMDDVDDAARALIIRGQCEVVIVSMGAMGAMLVTEDQVEHIPAPPVQPKSTVGAGDSMVAGIVWTLSQGKSLREAVRMGVACGSAATMNSGSELFKMQDVNRLMDWLNRYGQRYSAS from the coding sequence ATGGCTACCGGACCGATTGTAACACTTACTATTAACCCTGCACTCGACAAAAGTTCTAACGTTGCACGTATTGTCCCGGACAATAAGCTGCGTTGCGAAACACCCAATTTTGAAGCTGGTGGCGGAGGAATCAATGTAGCTAAGGCAATTCACCGTTTAGGAGGTAACCCTGTTGCCATATTTACTGTTGGCGGACCAACGGGTCAACGGTTGCATAAATTAGTTAAAAGTGAAGGGGTAGAAACTATTGTTATTGAAACCAAACAATGGACACGTGAAAACTTCCATGTACTGGAAACCAGCACCGGATTTCAATATCGCTTTGGTATGCCGGGCACGGAGATGATGCCAACTGAAATAAGGTCTGTCCTGGAAACTATGGAAGAATTTGACCCGAAACCTTCTTATATTATTGCCAGCGGTAGCCTGCCTCCCGGAGCTCCAATTGATTTTTATGGGCAAATAGCTAAAATAGCACATAAACAAGGAGCAAAGTTTATTGCTGATGCGTCAGGCGATGCATTGCGCTATGCGACCGAAGCAGGTGTATATTTATTAAAACCCAATATTCAGGAACTCAGCCATCTGGTTGGAGTTGATAAACTTGAAATGGATGATGTGGATGATGCTGCACGTGCACTTATTATCCGTGGCCAATGTGAGGTTGTGATTGTTTCCATGGGTGCTATGGGGGCTATGCTGGTTACAGAAGATCAGGTGGAACATATTCCTGCACCCCCGGTTCAGCCTAAAAGTACAGTCGGTGCTGGGGATAGCATGGTTGCAGGCATCGTCTGGACATTATCCCAAGGCAAATCGTTACGGGAAGCCGTTAGAATGGGTGTGGCTTGCGGTTCAGCGGCAACAATGAATTCAGGAAGCGAATTATTCAAGATGCAGGATGTGAACCGGCTTATGGATTGGCTGAACAGATACGGCCAAAGATATTCTGCTTCATAA
- a CDS encoding 6-bladed beta-propeller produces MSEKIPRREFTKITAVAAAAVTTAVLTFKPFYILHAKPKADEEIIGHGSHRYKVHQTWGNLDSSKFPINNCHEMVQDSKGRLIMVGDEVKNNILIYDRSGKLTESWGHEFPGGHGLTLWNANGEEFLFICDPNIGKVFKTDLKGKILLTIEHPSKVGAYKEADAFKPTETAIGPDGTIYIADGYGSQWILRYTPKGEFIDKFGGPGDGDEQFSTAHGIAIDTRNKANPTLLITSRVHNAFKRFTLDGKYISTIFLPGAFVCRPVFDDDTLYAGVCWSRLRYLNQTPNSGFVTILDKNNKVISNPGGTKPEYRNGELQIMVQDKPIFMHCHDVCIDEDKNIYVCQWNAKKTYPVKLERVS; encoded by the coding sequence ATGTCAGAAAAAATCCCCCGCCGTGAGTTTACAAAAATTACGGCTGTTGCAGCGGCAGCTGTTACCACAGCGGTATTAACTTTTAAGCCATTTTATATTCTTCATGCCAAGCCCAAAGCAGACGAAGAAATTATAGGACATGGGTCACACCGCTACAAAGTACATCAGACCTGGGGAAATCTGGATTCTTCCAAATTTCCGATCAACAACTGCCATGAAATGGTGCAGGATAGCAAAGGGCGGCTGATCATGGTGGGCGATGAAGTAAAAAACAATATTCTTATTTATGACCGTTCGGGAAAACTGACCGAGAGCTGGGGCCACGAATTCCCAGGCGGGCATGGGCTTACACTTTGGAATGCAAATGGAGAAGAATTCCTTTTCATTTGTGATCCCAATATTGGAAAAGTATTTAAAACAGACCTGAAAGGGAAAATTCTGCTGACGATTGAACATCCTTCAAAAGTAGGTGCCTACAAAGAAGCCGACGCTTTCAAACCCACTGAAACAGCAATAGGGCCCGACGGAACTATATATATTGCTGATGGATATGGCTCACAGTGGATTTTAAGATATACTCCAAAAGGAGAATTCATAGATAAATTCGGTGGACCTGGTGATGGTGATGAACAATTTTCTACCGCTCATGGTATTGCCATCGACACCCGTAATAAAGCAAATCCTACTCTTCTAATTACTTCCAGGGTCCACAATGCGTTTAAGAGATTTACCTTAGATGGTAAATATATCAGCACCATATTCCTTCCCGGCGCTTTTGTTTGCCGTCCGGTTTTTGATGATGATACCCTTTATGCAGGTGTTTGCTGGTCGCGACTGCGTTACCTGAACCAGACCCCTAATTCTGGGTTCGTTACTATTCTGGATAAAAACAACAAAGTAATTTCTAATCCTGGCGGCACCAAGCCGGAATACCGAAATGGAGAATTACAGATTATGGTGCAGGATAAACCCATTTTTATGCATTGCCACGATGTGTGTATTGATGAGGATAAAAATATTTATGTCTGTCAGTGGAATGCTAAAAAGACTTATCCTGTCAAATTAGAGAGAGTATCTTAA
- a CDS encoding TonB-dependent receptor has protein sequence MIRIILSLLFLASSLVSFGQNPACTCFVKGVVLDQHTNLPIVGATILIVGQNNGVFTDDQGRYQISNLCPGAYELECRIVGYNSFKQKLDLTAGHEENFNLQENEVHLKDVEITAHRTDAPSSQPLTVLSGNDLFQTRGQSLAESLKGLSGVTTLQTGSSISKPVIHGMHSNRVLIMNNGVRQEGQQWGSEHAPEIDPFLATQISVVKGAAGVRYGSDAIGGVILVEPEELPFNKPLSGELNLVGLSNGRQGVTSGTVEGGIRNFEGFGWRAQGTIKRSGNIRTPNYFLDNTGISEKNFSLAAGYRKKGFGIDVFYSLFDTNIGIFSGSHIGSVTDLLNVIKNGEPFVKSGFSYAIGRPYQDVTHQLFKAEAHYHLKDGNRFQWTLARQINDRAEFDLHRPRNDSIAALNHPELSFKLTTLTNDVIWDHKAIAKKVAGQVGLSTLYQYNLMSGRPLIPNFNQFNIGLFWIERYVTSKWELEAGIRYDYRTLKTHRIVSQEKVSNNFTFSNFSGTLGATRTFSSHFSARLNIGTAWRAPNVSELYSDGVHHGAAAYEKGDATLQPEKATNTIGSIKYSNTKLSVELGGYYNYISDYIYLKPQPEPILTIRGAFPYFKYTQTDAVFKGIDLNVLWEFARNLTWTSKLSYLRVYDTRNDNYLVMIPPNRWDNQLKYELPELGKWKKVYFSAGNLSVARQKRVPDNSDFLPPPAAYSLWNLQAGGTIKISEKNQLEVGVSVQNLFNTVYRDYMNRFRYYSDDMGRQASLRLRWKFGA, from the coding sequence ATGATAAGAATAATTTTAAGCCTTTTATTTTTAGCTTCTTCTTTGGTCTCTTTTGGACAAAATCCAGCTTGTACGTGTTTTGTAAAAGGTGTTGTTCTTGACCAGCACACCAACCTGCCTATTGTTGGGGCCACCATATTAATTGTAGGACAGAACAATGGTGTTTTTACAGACGATCAGGGACGATACCAAATCAGCAATTTATGTCCCGGAGCTTATGAACTGGAGTGCAGGATTGTTGGGTACAATTCATTTAAGCAAAAACTGGATTTAACAGCCGGACATGAGGAAAACTTCAATCTTCAGGAAAACGAAGTACATCTCAAAGATGTGGAAATAACAGCACACCGTACGGACGCACCTTCTTCCCAGCCATTAACTGTTCTTTCAGGAAACGATTTATTCCAAACGCGTGGGCAAAGCCTGGCTGAAAGCCTCAAAGGATTATCGGGTGTTACAACACTGCAAACCGGGTCTTCTATTTCCAAGCCTGTTATTCATGGGATGCATAGTAACCGGGTACTGATCATGAATAATGGCGTTCGGCAGGAAGGCCAGCAATGGGGTTCTGAACATGCACCCGAAATTGATCCTTTCCTAGCCACCCAGATATCCGTTGTGAAAGGCGCAGCTGGCGTACGGTACGGTTCCGATGCAATTGGTGGTGTAATATTGGTTGAGCCCGAAGAATTACCATTTAATAAACCTTTAAGCGGAGAGCTGAATCTGGTAGGACTTTCAAATGGCCGGCAAGGTGTAACTTCTGGAACGGTAGAAGGCGGTATCAGGAATTTTGAAGGATTTGGATGGCGTGCCCAGGGAACCATCAAACGTTCGGGTAATATCAGAACACCAAATTATTTTCTGGACAACACAGGAATAAGTGAGAAAAACTTTTCGCTTGCAGCAGGTTATCGAAAAAAAGGATTTGGTATCGATGTTTTTTACAGTCTTTTTGACACTAATATTGGAATTTTTTCAGGCTCACATATTGGCAGCGTTACTGATCTTTTAAATGTCATTAAAAACGGTGAACCTTTTGTCAAATCAGGTTTCAGTTATGCTATTGGCAGGCCATATCAGGATGTTACCCATCAATTATTTAAAGCTGAGGCACATTATCATTTAAAAGACGGGAACCGGTTTCAATGGACATTGGCACGTCAGATCAATGATCGTGCGGAATTTGACCTTCACCGCCCACGGAATGATTCCATAGCTGCTCTTAATCATCCGGAACTTTCCTTCAAACTTACAACGCTTACCAATGATGTAATTTGGGATCACAAAGCGATTGCTAAAAAAGTGGCTGGCCAGGTTGGTCTGAGTACACTTTATCAGTATAATCTAATGAGTGGCCGGCCGTTAATACCCAATTTTAACCAGTTTAATATTGGACTTTTCTGGATAGAAAGATATGTTACAAGTAAATGGGAGCTGGAAGCAGGGATAAGATACGATTACCGGACACTTAAAACACACCGTATTGTTAGTCAGGAAAAGGTTTCAAATAATTTTACATTTTCTAATTTTTCAGGTACACTTGGTGCGACCCGAACTTTTTCTTCGCATTTTTCTGCCAGGTTAAATATTGGAACTGCATGGAGAGCGCCAAATGTCAGCGAATTATACAGCGACGGTGTACACCATGGTGCAGCAGCTTACGAAAAAGGCGATGCAACACTTCAGCCCGAAAAAGCTACCAATACGATTGGAAGCATTAAATATTCCAATACAAAATTGTCCGTAGAACTCGGAGGTTACTACAATTACATATCTGATTACATTTATCTGAAACCTCAGCCGGAACCCATTTTAACAATCAGAGGTGCTTTCCCTTATTTTAAATATACCCAGACAGATGCCGTATTTAAGGGAATTGACCTGAATGTTTTGTGGGAATTTGCAAGGAATTTAACATGGACGAGCAAACTAAGTTATTTGAGAGTTTATGATACCAGAAATGACAATTATCTGGTGATGATTCCACCTAACCGCTGGGATAATCAATTGAAATATGAACTCCCGGAACTGGGAAAATGGAAAAAGGTCTATTTTTCGGCAGGAAATCTTTCAGTAGCAAGACAAAAACGCGTACCGGATAACAGCGATTTTCTGCCACCACCTGCGGCTTATTCTTTGTGGAATTTACAGGCAGGCGGGACAATCAAAATCTCAGAAAAAAATCAGCTGGAAGTGGGCGTTTCCGTTCAAAATCTATTCAATACAGTTTACAGGGATTATATGAACCGATTCCGTTACTATTCTGACGATATGGGGCGGCAGGCTTCGCTGCGATTGAGATGGAAGTTTGGAGCATGA
- a CDS encoding Fur family transcriptional regulator has protein sequence MEQLRETLKGHHLRTTTCREDVLSTFINKKNALSHGDLEGALGENYDRVTIYRTLKTFLEKGIIHKVLDDEGLRYALCSNNCSEEKHHHDHIHFKCSACGETNCLENLHIPAVQLPLGYQPEVFNLLIQGTCPKCK, from the coding sequence ATGGAACAATTAAGAGAAACGCTTAAAGGACATCATCTCAGAACCACCACTTGCAGGGAAGATGTACTTTCGACGTTTATAAATAAAAAGAATGCGCTTTCACATGGAGACCTGGAAGGGGCATTGGGAGAGAATTATGACCGTGTGACAATATACCGTACTTTAAAAACCTTTCTTGAAAAAGGAATTATTCATAAAGTCCTGGACGATGAGGGATTACGTTACGCTTTGTGCTCAAATAATTGTTCTGAGGAAAAGCATCATCACGATCACATCCATTTTAAATGCAGTGCCTGCGGGGAAACCAATTGTCTGGAAAATTTGCATATCCCGGCCGTGCAGTTGCCACTGGGTTATCAACCCGAAGTTTTTAATCTGCTGATTCAGGGAACCTGCCCTAAATGCAAATAA
- a CDS encoding MerC domain-containing protein codes for MKATHSHGKADYIGILGSVLCIIHCLLVPALAFGSTVYNKHTHAGLLSLDYFFILVNGIAVYYATRDHKSLPIRLLLWGALMIFSVSLVFEGRNQIFTWMGYIGSALLIIGHLLNIYICQIAPRTKYKIS; via the coding sequence ATGAAAGCAACACACTCACACGGCAAAGCCGATTATATAGGAATACTTGGTTCCGTACTTTGTATTATACATTGCCTGCTGGTTCCGGCACTGGCATTTGGGTCAACTGTTTATAACAAACATACGCATGCTGGTCTTCTCTCACTTGATTATTTCTTTATTCTTGTAAACGGAATCGCAGTTTATTATGCCACCCGTGACCATAAATCTTTGCCAATACGCTTACTTCTCTGGGGAGCACTAATGATTTTCTCAGTGTCACTTGTTTTTGAGGGCCGCAACCAGATTTTTACCTGGATGGGTTATATTGGTTCCGCTTTACTGATCATCGGGCATCTGCTTAATATTTACATTTGTCAGATTGCACCACGGACGAAGTACAAAATTTCCTGA
- a CDS encoding serine hydrolase: protein MILFRVNKLPFYLLFGLFSLPAFAQFQSDSFIEKLLKKHPERFSEILKTPEKYHVQILYTKIDRNKKNEPHFTTHGYQVNNADYFYPASTVKLPAIVLALEKLNRLSIDKYTVMLTDSARPEQSSVRRDTTAENGLPSIAHYAKKILLASDNDAFNRLYEFIGQEEFNETLHAKGYQNVRITHRLESPLSAESNRYTNPVRFVKDGKTVYEQPEKYSAKTYFSPTAILQGKGFLKNGELVNEPLDFTQKNFFALEEQHKLLKAIFFPEQVPEQQRFNLTKEDYTFLYQYMSQFPVETSFPANYTDDYYDGYLKFLIFGATKTRLPRHIRLFNKSGDAYGYLLDNAYIADFEKGIEFMLTAVIYANEDQIFNDNKYDYETIGLPFLANLGKTIFEYELSRKRLNRPDLERFEVQYDK, encoded by the coding sequence ATGATTTTATTTAGAGTGAATAAGCTTCCTTTTTACCTGCTTTTTGGATTGTTTTCATTACCTGCTTTCGCTCAGTTTCAGTCGGATTCTTTTATAGAGAAACTACTTAAAAAACATCCTGAAAGGTTTTCAGAAATCCTGAAAACGCCAGAAAAATATCATGTTCAAATTTTGTATACCAAAATAGACCGGAATAAAAAGAACGAACCTCATTTTACAACGCACGGTTATCAGGTCAATAATGCTGACTATTTTTATCCGGCGAGTACAGTCAAATTACCAGCAATTGTATTGGCACTGGAAAAGCTCAACAGGCTGAGTATTGATAAATATACGGTCATGCTCACAGATTCGGCCCGTCCTGAACAATCATCAGTCCGCAGGGATACTACTGCCGAAAATGGCTTACCATCTATAGCACATTATGCCAAAAAAATACTATTGGCTAGTGACAACGATGCGTTTAACAGGTTGTATGAATTTATTGGACAGGAAGAATTCAACGAAACTTTACATGCCAAAGGTTATCAAAATGTACGGATCACACATCGCCTGGAATCTCCTCTAAGTGCTGAGAGTAATCGTTATACCAATCCTGTCAGATTTGTTAAGGATGGAAAAACAGTTTATGAGCAGCCGGAGAAATATTCGGCAAAAACTTATTTTTCCCCAACAGCCATTCTTCAGGGAAAGGGGTTTTTAAAAAACGGCGAATTGGTAAATGAACCTTTGGATTTTACCCAAAAGAATTTCTTTGCATTAGAAGAACAGCATAAACTTCTGAAAGCAATATTTTTTCCTGAGCAGGTTCCGGAGCAGCAACGATTTAATCTGACAAAAGAAGACTATACTTTTTTATATCAGTACATGTCTCAGTTTCCCGTAGAAACCAGTTTTCCTGCCAATTACACGGATGATTATTATGACGGATATTTAAAGTTTTTGATTTTTGGTGCAACTAAAACGCGCTTGCCCCGGCATATCCGTTTGTTTAATAAATCAGGGGACGCATATGGCTATCTTTTGGATAATGCATATATAGCAGATTTTGAAAAGGGAATTGAATTTATGCTGACTGCGGTAATTTACGCCAACGAGGATCAGATATTTAACGATAACAAATACGACTACGAAACAATAGGATTGCCATTTCTGGCCAATTTAGGGAAAACTATTTTTGAATACGAGTTAAGCAGAAAACGGCTGAACCGACCGGATCTGGAAAGGTTTGAAGTGCAATACGACAAGTGA